In a genomic window of Streptococcus oralis:
- the lctO gene encoding L-lactate oxidase yields the protein MSYKTSNAEGPVDFINTYDLEPMAQQVIPKAAFGYIASGAEDTFTLRENIRAFNHKLIVPHTLCDVENPSTEIEFAGEKLSSPIIMAPVAAHKLANEQGEVATARGVHEFGSLYTTSSYSTVDLPEITEALQGTPHWFQFYFSKDDGINRHIMDRVKAEGYKAIVLTADATVGGNREVDKRNGFVFPVGMPIVEEYLPEGAGKSMDFVYKSAKQRLSPRDVEFIATYSGLPVYVKGPQCREDVERSLAAGASGIWVTNHGGRQVDGGPASFDSLQEVAEAVDKRVPIVFDSGVRRGQHVFKALASGADLVAIGRPVIYGLALGGSVGVRQVFEHLNAELKTVMQLSGTQTIEDVKHFKLRHNPYNPTFPVDPRDLKLY from the coding sequence ATGTCATATAAAACAAGCAATGCAGAAGGACCTGTAGATTTTATTAACACTTATGATTTGGAGCCAATGGCGCAACAAGTCATTCCTAAAGCTGCCTTTGGTTATATCGCTAGTGGAGCAGAGGATACTTTCACTTTACGCGAGAACATCCGTGCCTTTAACCACAAACTGATCGTTCCTCATACGCTTTGTGATGTTGAAAATCCAAGTACAGAGATTGAATTTGCAGGTGAAAAATTATCTTCACCAATTATTATGGCGCCTGTTGCGGCTCATAAATTGGCAAATGAGCAGGGGGAAGTAGCTACTGCGCGTGGTGTGCATGAATTTGGTTCTCTTTATACAACCAGCTCTTACTCTACCGTTGACCTTCCAGAAATTACGGAAGCTCTTCAAGGGACACCTCATTGGTTCCAATTTTACTTTAGTAAGGATGACGGTATCAACCGCCATATCATGGACCGTGTGAAGGCTGAAGGCTACAAAGCGATTGTCTTGACGGCAGATGCAACTGTAGGGGGCAATCGTGAGGTCGACAAGCGCAATGGTTTTGTCTTCCCCGTTGGTATGCCAATTGTTGAGGAATACCTGCCAGAAGGTGCTGGAAAATCAATGGACTTTGTTTACAAGTCAGCTAAACAACGCTTGTCTCCACGCGATGTCGAATTTATCGCTACATACTCAGGACTTCCTGTGTATGTCAAGGGACCACAATGCCGTGAGGACGTTGAACGTTCGCTTGCTGCGGGAGCTTCAGGTATCTGGGTAACCAACCACGGTGGTCGCCAAGTCGACGGTGGACCAGCATCCTTTGACTCACTTCAAGAAGTGGCTGAAGCAGTTGATAAACGTGTGCCAATTGTCTTTGACTCTGGTGTTCGTCGTGGTCAGCACGTCTTTAAAGCCTTGGCTTCAGGAGCAGACTTGGTAGCTATTGGGCGCCCTGTTATCTATGGCTTGGCTCTCGGCGGTAGTGTTGGTGTGCGTCAAGTCTTTGAGCACTTGAATGCAGAATTGAAGACAGTCATGCAGTTATCTGGAACTCAGACTATTGAGGATGTCAAACACTTCAAACTCCGTCACAACCCATACAATCCAACCTTCCCAGTTGACCCTCGTGACTTAAAATTGTATTGA
- the thiE gene encoding thiamine phosphate synthase — protein MNREAFRLYLVTNRYQDSLESFLEKVETACRSGVTIIQLREKNLTTNQYYQLAKQVKEITDAYQVPLIIDDRLDICLAVDAAGLHIGDDELPVSVARQVLGPEKILGVTAKTVKRALEAETSGADYLGTGAIFPTTTKENAPITLISTLKTICQMVAIPVVAIGGLTSENIDQLAETGIAGVAVVRDLMQAEDIEAKTQAFLTKLDDMIS, from the coding sequence ATGAATAGAGAAGCATTTAGACTGTATCTAGTAACCAATCGCTACCAAGATTCCTTGGAAAGCTTTCTTGAAAAAGTTGAGACGGCCTGCCGTTCAGGTGTTACCATCATTCAATTACGAGAAAAAAATCTCACCACCAACCAATACTATCAGCTGGCAAAACAAGTCAAGGAAATAACAGACGCCTATCAGGTGCCCTTGATTATCGATGATCGGTTGGATATCTGTCTTGCAGTCGATGCTGCAGGTTTGCATATTGGCGACGATGAACTACCAGTTTCGGTTGCCCGCCAAGTATTGGGTCCTGAAAAAATCCTCGGTGTCACTGCTAAAACAGTAAAAAGAGCTCTTGAAGCAGAAACATCGGGTGCAGATTACTTGGGGACAGGAGCTATTTTCCCGACAACTACCAAAGAAAATGCACCTATCACCTTGATTTCAACCTTGAAAACCATTTGCCAAATGGTCGCCATTCCAGTAGTTGCTATTGGAGGCTTGACGTCAGAGAATATTGACCAACTTGCTGAAACAGGTATAGCTGGAGTAGCCGTTGTTCGTGATTTGATGCAGGCAGAAGATATAGAGGCAAAAACGCAAGCATTTTTAACAAAGCTGGATGACATGATTTCCTAA
- the thiW gene encoding energy coupling factor transporter S component ThiW, whose amino-acid sequence MRNHQLQVHKLTILSMMIALDVVLTPIFRIEGMAPMSSVVNILAGILMGPVYALVMATVTAFIRMTTQGIPPLALTGATFGALLAGLFYKYGRKFRYSALGEILGTGIIGSIVSYPVMVLFTGSAAKLSWFIYTPRFFGATLIGTAIAFLAFRFLIKQEFFKKVQGYFFGERID is encoded by the coding sequence ATGAGAAACCACCAACTACAAGTTCACAAATTAACCATTTTATCCATGATGATTGCTCTTGACGTAGTACTTACACCCATCTTTCGAATTGAAGGAATGGCACCAATGTCCAGTGTAGTCAACATTCTTGCAGGGATTTTGATGGGACCTGTTTATGCCTTGGTCATGGCTACAGTCACAGCCTTTATCCGTATGACGACTCAAGGTATTCCCCCTTTGGCCCTAACAGGAGCTACTTTTGGAGCCCTCCTTGCAGGTCTCTTTTATAAGTATGGTCGGAAATTTCGCTATTCTGCTCTAGGAGAAATCTTGGGAACAGGGATTATCGGTTCCATTGTTTCCTATCCTGTCATGGTTCTCTTTACAGGATCTGCGGCCAAGCTTAGCTGGTTTATCTACACTCCTAGATTTTTTGGAGCAACCTTGATTGGTACAGCCATAGCTTTTCTTGCCTTTCGATTTTTAATCAAGCAGGAATTCTTTAAAAAAGTGCAGGGATATTTCTTTGGAGAAAGGATAGACTGA
- a CDS encoding hydroxyethylthiazole kinase — protein MQEFTNPFPLTSSSLIHCITNEISCEMLANGILALGSKPVMADDPREVLDFTKQSQALFINLGHLSAEKEKAIRMAATYAAQAGLPMVVDAVGVAASSIRKDLVTDLLEYNPTVLKGNMSEIRSLVGLKHHGVGVDASAKDQETEDLLQVLKDWCQLYPGMSFLVTGPKDLIVSENQVAVLRNGCAELDWITGTGDLIGALTTVFLSQGKTAFEASCLAVSYLNIAAERILVQGMGLEGFRYQVLNQLSLLKRDENWLKAIKGDFYE, from the coding sequence ATGCAGGAATTTACAAATCCCTTTCCTCTAACCTCCAGCTCCTTAATTCACTGCATCACCAATGAGATTTCCTGTGAGATGCTGGCCAATGGAATTTTGGCTCTGGGATCTAAACCTGTCATGGCAGATGATCCCCGTGAGGTTCTTGATTTTACCAAACAAAGCCAAGCTCTCTTTATCAATCTGGGGCATTTGTCAGCTGAGAAGGAGAAAGCAATCCGCATGGCAGCTACTTATGCAGCTCAAGCTGGCCTCCCAATGGTAGTAGATGCGGTTGGCGTAGCAGCTTCATCCATTCGTAAGGACCTAGTCACAGATCTTTTAGAATACAATCCCACGGTCCTTAAAGGAAATATGTCGGAAATCCGAAGTCTTGTTGGTTTAAAACACCACGGAGTTGGGGTCGATGCGAGTGCTAAAGATCAAGAAACTGAGGATTTGCTCCAAGTCTTGAAAGACTGGTGTCAGCTTTATCCTGGTATGTCATTTTTAGTCACTGGCCCCAAGGACCTCATCGTTTCAGAAAATCAAGTTGCTGTATTGAGGAATGGCTGTGCAGAATTGGACTGGATAACAGGGACAGGAGACCTGATTGGAGCCTTGACAACCGTTTTTCTCAGCCAAGGAAAGACTGCCTTTGAAGCTTCCTGCCTAGCAGTTTCTTATCTCAATATCGCTGCTGAGAGAATTCTTGTTCAAGGAATGGGATTGGAAGGTTTTCGTTACCAAGTTCTCAATCAACTCTCTCTCCTAAAAAGAGATGAAAACTGGCTAAAAGCCATCAAAGGAGACTTTTATGAATAG
- the tenA gene encoding thiaminase II, which translates to MEFTDIAMELSKEAWQASFHHPFVLQLQEGNLEPSIFRYYLIQDAYYLKSFSEAYHLLADKTSNQEMKRLLKQNAQSLVEGELFIRQQFFMELGISDQEMEQHPIAPTCYHYISHIYRQFAEPNLGIAFASLLPCPWLYHDLGKALNRKPSPNPLYQQWIETYITDELEQQIKEEEALVNQLYRESDETDKQKMLEAFHRSVHMEAKFWEMAYQHQTWTSDLQSLEKEKK; encoded by the coding sequence ATGGAATTTACAGATATTGCGATGGAATTATCCAAGGAAGCTTGGCAGGCTTCCTTTCATCACCCCTTTGTTTTACAGTTACAAGAGGGGAATTTAGAACCTTCTATTTTCCGCTATTACCTGATTCAGGATGCCTACTACCTGAAGTCTTTTTCAGAAGCCTATCACCTCTTGGCTGATAAGACTTCAAACCAAGAGATGAAAAGACTCTTGAAACAAAATGCCCAGAGTCTAGTGGAGGGTGAGTTGTTTATCCGCCAACAATTTTTCATGGAATTAGGAATCAGCGACCAGGAAATGGAGCAACATCCAATCGCTCCAACCTGTTATCATTACATTTCTCATATTTATCGCCAGTTTGCAGAGCCAAACTTGGGCATTGCTTTTGCTAGTTTGCTTCCATGTCCTTGGTTATACCATGATTTGGGCAAGGCACTTAATCGCAAACCATCCCCGAATCCTCTTTATCAACAGTGGATTGAAACCTATATCACCGATGAGTTAGAACAGCAGATTAAAGAGGAAGAAGCCCTGGTCAATCAGCTCTATCGCGAAAGTGACGAGACAGACAAACAAAAAATGCTAGAGGCCTTCCACCGAAGTGTCCACATGGAAGCTAAGTTTTGGGAGATGGCTTACCAACATCAAACCTGGACGAGTGATTTGCAATCCTTAGAAAAAGAGAAGAAATAG
- a CDS encoding ECF transporter S component — translation MLKKWQLKDVILLAFLSIFFGGVFVGSGYLFDILTLILAPLGLQAFANEILFGLWCMAAPIAAIFVPRIGSATIGEVLAALAEVLYGSQFGLGALLSGLVQGLGSEFGFLVTKNRYESWLSLTANSIGITLFSFVYEYIKLGYYAFSLPFVLSLLVVRFISVFFFCAILVRAIVKLYHQFAAGGKA, via the coding sequence ATGTTGAAAAAATGGCAGTTAAAAGATGTTATCTTGCTTGCTTTCTTGTCTATCTTTTTTGGTGGCGTTTTTGTGGGTTCGGGTTATCTATTTGATATCCTCACCCTAATCTTGGCCCCTCTTGGTTTGCAGGCCTTTGCCAATGAAATCCTCTTTGGTCTCTGGTGTATGGCTGCGCCCATTGCGGCTATCTTTGTTCCAAGAATCGGAAGTGCAACGATTGGAGAAGTGCTCGCTGCGCTTGCTGAAGTCCTTTATGGTAGCCAATTCGGCCTAGGCGCTCTTTTGTCTGGCTTGGTTCAAGGCTTGGGAAGTGAATTTGGTTTTCTCGTAACCAAGAATCGCTATGAAAGTTGGCTCTCTCTAACTGCTAATAGTATTGGGATTACGCTTTTTAGCTTTGTCTATGAATACATTAAGTTAGGTTACTACGCCTTTTCCCTTCCTTTTGTCCTTTCCTTGCTTGTGGTGCGTTTTATTTCCGTCTTTTTCTTCTGTGCCATCTTGGTTCGTGCCATTGTCAAACTCTATCATCAGTTTGCGGCTGGAGGCAAGGCGTAG
- a CDS encoding TenA family protein → METQDYAFQPGLTVGELLKSSQKDWQAAINHRFVKELFAGTIENKVLKDYLIQDYHFFDAFLSMLGACVAHADQLESKLRFAKQLGFLEADEDGYFQKAFKELKVAENDYLEVNLHPVTKAFQELMYSAVASSDYAHLLVMLVIAEGLYLDWGSKDLALPEAYIHSEWINLHRGPFFAEWVQFLVDELNRVGKNREDLTELQQRWNQAVALELAFFDIGYEL, encoded by the coding sequence ATGGAAACACAAGACTATGCATTTCAGCCGGGTTTGACCGTTGGAGAATTATTAAAAAGCAGTCAGAAGGATTGGCAGGCTGCAATCAATCATCGTTTTGTTAAGGAACTTTTTGCGGGGACAATTGAGAATAAGGTCTTAAAAGACTACCTGATTCAAGATTATCATTTCTTTGATGCCTTCTTATCCATGCTGGGTGCCTGTGTAGCTCACGCAGACCAGCTTGAATCCAAACTTCGTTTTGCCAAGCAACTAGGCTTTCTTGAAGCAGATGAAGATGGTTATTTCCAAAAGGCTTTCAAAGAGTTAAAGGTAGCAGAGAATGACTATCTAGAAGTGAACTTGCACCCTGTAACAAAAGCGTTTCAGGAGCTAATGTATTCTGCTGTGGCTTCATCAGACTATGCTCATCTTTTGGTCATGCTGGTCATTGCAGAAGGTCTCTATTTAGACTGGGGTTCTAAAGATTTGGCACTACCTGAAGCCTATATTCATTCGGAATGGATTAATCTACATAGAGGTCCTTTCTTTGCAGAGTGGGTTCAATTTCTAGTTGATGAACTTAATCGTGTCGGGAAAAATCGAGAAGATTTGACAGAACTTCAGCAACGCTGGAATCAAGCAGTTGCTTTGGAATTAGCCTTTTTTGATATCGGTTATGAATTATAG
- a CDS encoding ATP-binding cassette domain-containing protein, whose amino-acid sequence MGLELREIQSPIFSEPIDFTFHAQAFTLLVGSSGSGKSSLFQIIAQVTSLPYSGQVLIDGNQVSQLSIVERVQTVGILFQNPNHQFTMENLFEELIFTLENIGHPVQEIDSKIAEVVQQCRCEAILHRPIHHLSGGEKQKAALAVLFAMNPRVYLLDEPFASIDRKSRIEILEILKELASNGKTVILCDHDLSDYGAYIDHMVELRDGQLREVFQIPTSEMTQVASKEVASSLELFHMDRVTCELGNRPLFSIADFTFYQGISCILGDNGVGKSTLFRSILQFQKYRGRITWKGSVLKKKKSLYRDLTGVVQESEKQFIRVSLREELQLDSSDSERNQRILQALRYFDLEQALDKSPYQLSGGQQKILQLLTILTSKASVILLDEPFAGLDNRACAYFCQWILEDRNQGRSFLIISHRLDPLISVVDYWIEMTSEGLRHIKDVTISKPLTSRSINTQGEVK is encoded by the coding sequence ATGGGGCTGGAACTACGGGAGATTCAGTCCCCAATCTTTTCGGAGCCGATTGATTTTACTTTTCACGCGCAAGCTTTTACCTTGTTAGTTGGGAGCAGTGGTTCAGGAAAATCCAGTCTCTTTCAAATCATTGCCCAGGTCACTTCCTTGCCCTATAGTGGTCAAGTCCTGATAGATGGAAACCAGGTCAGTCAGCTTTCTATCGTCGAACGTGTCCAGACGGTTGGCATTCTCTTTCAAAATCCCAATCATCAATTTACCATGGAGAACTTGTTTGAGGAGCTGATTTTTACTTTGGAGAATATCGGCCATCCCGTTCAGGAGATTGATTCTAAAATAGCCGAGGTGGTCCAGCAATGTCGCTGCGAGGCAATCTTGCACCGTCCCATCCATCACTTATCAGGTGGGGAAAAGCAAAAGGCTGCGCTGGCTGTTCTATTTGCCATGAATCCTAGGGTCTATCTCTTGGATGAGCCCTTTGCTTCTATTGACCGCAAAAGTAGGATAGAGATCCTAGAGATTCTAAAGGAATTGGCCTCTAATGGGAAGACAGTCATCCTGTGTGACCATGATTTATCAGACTATGGAGCCTACATTGACCATATGGTGGAGCTAAGAGACGGGCAACTGAGGGAAGTGTTTCAAATCCCTACCTCTGAGATGACACAGGTTGCTTCAAAGGAAGTTGCTTCTAGCCTAGAACTATTCCATATGGATCGTGTGACTTGTGAGCTGGGTAATCGTCCCCTCTTTTCGATTGCTGATTTCACGTTTTACCAAGGAATTTCCTGTATCCTAGGTGATAATGGTGTTGGGAAATCAACCCTCTTTCGTTCCATTCTTCAATTTCAAAAGTATAGAGGGCGCATTACTTGGAAGGGTTCGGTCCTAAAAAAGAAAAAGAGTCTGTATCGTGACCTGACGGGTGTCGTTCAGGAATCTGAGAAGCAATTTATCCGAGTCAGTCTGAGAGAGGAACTTCAATTAGATAGCTCAGACTCGGAAAGAAATCAGCGGATTCTACAAGCTTTACGATATTTTGATCTGGAGCAGGCGCTTGATAAGAGTCCCTATCAATTAAGTGGTGGCCAACAAAAGATTCTTCAGCTCTTGACCATCTTGACCAGCAAGGCTTCTGTGATTTTACTAGATGAACCTTTTGCTGGTTTAGATAATAGAGCCTGCGCCTATTTTTGTCAGTGGATTCTGGAGGACAGAAATCAAGGGAGAAGTTTTTTGATCATTAGCCATCGTTTAGATCCCTTGATTTCTGTGGTCGATTATTGGATTGAGATGACTAGTGAGGGTCTCCGTCATATTAAAGACGTGACCATCAGCAAACCTCTCACATCTCGGAGTATCAATACTCAAGGGGAGGTGAAGTAG
- a CDS encoding cysteine ABC transporter substrate-binding protein, with the protein MKLLKPILTVFALAFALIFVTACSSGGSSDASSGKTTAKARTIDEIKKSGELRIAVFGDKKPFGYVDNDGSYQGYDIELGNQLAQDLGVKVKYVSVDAANRAEYLISNKVDITLANFTVTDERKKQVDFALPYMKVSLGVVSPKDKVIKDVKELEGKTLIVTKGTTAETYFEKNHPEVKLQKYDQYSDAYQALLDGRGDAFSTDNTEVLAWALENKGFEVGITSLGDPDTIAPAVQKGNQELLDYINQEIEKLGKENFFHKAYEKTLHPTYGDAANADDLVVEGGKVD; encoded by the coding sequence ATGAAACTACTCAAACCAATTCTAACTGTTTTTGCTCTAGCATTTGCGCTTATCTTTGTCACAGCTTGTAGCTCAGGTGGAAGCTCTGATGCTTCATCAGGAAAAACAACTGCCAAGGCCCGCACTATCGACGAAATCAAAAAAAGCGGTGAGCTTCGAATCGCCGTATTTGGAGACAAAAAGCCATTTGGTTATGTTGACAACGACGGTTCCTACCAAGGCTACGATATTGAACTTGGGAACCAACTGGCACAAGACCTTGGTGTGAAAGTTAAATACGTTTCCGTCGATGCTGCCAACCGTGCTGAATACTTGATTTCAAACAAGGTGGATATCACCCTTGCCAACTTCACAGTTACTGACGAACGTAAGAAACAAGTTGACTTTGCCCTTCCTTACATGAAAGTATCACTCGGTGTTGTGTCACCAAAAGATAAAGTCATCAAAGACGTTAAAGAATTAGAAGGCAAAACCTTGATTGTTACGAAAGGAACGACTGCTGAAACTTATTTTGAGAAAAATCACCCAGAAGTAAAACTCCAAAAATACGACCAATATAGCGACGCCTACCAAGCCCTTCTTGACGGACGTGGTGATGCCTTCTCTACTGACAATACGGAAGTCCTAGCGTGGGCTCTCGAAAATAAAGGATTTGAAGTAGGAATTACTTCCCTCGGTGACCCAGATACCATCGCACCAGCAGTTCAAAAGGGTAATCAAGAACTTCTTGACTACATCAACCAAGAAATCGAAAAACTTGGTAAAGAAAACTTCTTCCACAAGGCTTATGAAAAGACACTTCACCCAACCTACGGTGATGCTGCTAATGCAGATGATCTAGTTGTTGAAGGTGGAAAAGTCGACTAA
- a CDS encoding amino acid ABC transporter ATP-binding protein: protein MSETILEIKDLKKSFGDNPILQGLSLDIKKGEVVVILGPSGCGKSTLLRCLNGLETIQAGDILLDGQSIISNQKNFHLVRQKIGMVFQSYELFPHLDVLQNLILGPIKAQGRDKKEVTAEALQLLERVGLLDKKDSFARQLSGGQKQRVAIVRALLMHPEIILFDEVTASLDPEMVREVLELINDLAQEGRTMILVTHEMQFAQAIADRIIFLDQGKIAEEGTAQEFFTNPQTKRAQEFLNVFDFSQFGSYL from the coding sequence ATGTCTGAAACTATTTTAGAAATCAAGGACTTAAAAAAATCCTTTGGAGACAATCCCATCCTCCAAGGCCTTTCTCTAGATATCAAAAAGGGGGAAGTCGTCGTCATTCTAGGACCATCTGGTTGCGGGAAAAGTACACTTCTCCGCTGCCTCAATGGCTTAGAAACCATACAGGCTGGGGATATTCTTCTGGACGGCCAGTCCATTATTAGCAACCAGAAAAACTTTCATCTGGTTCGCCAAAAGATTGGCATGGTCTTTCAAAGTTATGAACTCTTTCCTCACCTAGATGTCCTTCAAAACCTCATCCTAGGCCCTATCAAAGCTCAGGGACGAGACAAGAAAGAAGTAACAGCGGAAGCTTTGCAACTACTGGAACGTGTGGGTTTGCTTGATAAAAAAGACAGTTTTGCTCGCCAATTATCTGGTGGACAGAAACAACGAGTGGCGATTGTCCGTGCCCTTCTCATGCATCCAGAAATTATCCTCTTTGACGAAGTGACGGCTTCGCTGGATCCTGAAATGGTGCGTGAAGTTCTGGAACTCATCAATGACTTGGCTCAAGAAGGGCGCACCATGATTCTGGTAACCCACGAAATGCAGTTTGCCCAAGCTATTGCAGATCGGATAATCTTTCTCGACCAAGGGAAAATTGCTGAAGAAGGAACGGCTCAGGAATTCTTCACCAATCCACAAACCAAACGAGCACAGGAATTTTTAAACGTCTTTGACTTTAGCCAGTTCGGCTCATATCTATAA
- a CDS encoding amino acid ABC transporter permease — protein sequence MDWSIVEQYLPLYQKAFFLTLHIAVWGILGSFLVGLIVSVIRHYRVPIFSQLATAYIELSRNTPLLIQLFFLYFGLPRIGIVLSSEVCATVGLIFLGGSYMAESFRSGLEAVSQTQHEIGLAIGLTPVQVFRYVVLPQATAVALPSFSANVIFLIKETSVFSAVALADLMYVAKDLIGLYYETDIALAMLVVAYLIMLLPISLVFSWIERRLRHAGFGNASTLSGK from the coding sequence TTGGATTGGTCCATTGTTGAACAATATTTACCACTCTATCAAAAGGCATTCTTTCTGACCTTACATATCGCAGTTTGGGGAATTTTGGGTTCTTTTCTTGTAGGTCTAATCGTTAGTGTCATTCGTCATTATCGCGTTCCTATCTTTTCACAGTTAGCAACAGCCTACATCGAATTGTCACGAAACACGCCCCTTTTGATTCAGCTCTTCTTCCTCTACTTCGGGCTTCCCCGAATAGGGATTGTTCTTTCTTCAGAAGTCTGTGCAACAGTTGGGCTCATCTTTTTAGGTGGCTCCTACATGGCTGAATCTTTCAGAAGCGGACTGGAAGCAGTCAGTCAAACCCAGCACGAGATTGGTCTAGCCATTGGTCTAACGCCTGTACAGGTCTTTCGCTATGTGGTTCTTCCGCAAGCGACTGCGGTAGCCCTACCGTCCTTTAGTGCCAATGTCATTTTCCTCATCAAGGAAACCTCTGTTTTCTCTGCAGTAGCCTTAGCCGATCTCATGTACGTCGCCAAGGACTTGATTGGACTCTATTATGAGACAGACATTGCACTGGCCATGTTGGTAGTTGCTTACCTGATCATGCTGTTACCCATCTCTCTAGTCTTTAGCTGGATAGAAAGGAGGCTCCGCCATGCAGGATTCGGGAATGCAAGTACTCTTTCAGGGAAATAA
- a CDS encoding energy-coupling factor transporter transmembrane component T — translation MVKVATQTPIIGLFFLILSLETSFIPSIALNLSVVAFCILFMLYYRRFKLLAWMLVLAILPSFANYWAVQLHGDASQAVILGTRAFVTVCIGLVFVSSISLKELLLYLAQKGLSRSWAYALIVVFNAFPLIQQEIKSLKEACLLRGQKLHVWSPLIYSKVLMTVFRWRHLYLRALSAHGYDEHAQVENSYRTFYISQRTKLIYLLFFLLLQTSLFL, via the coding sequence ATGGTCAAAGTAGCAACCCAGACACCGATAATCGGTCTCTTCTTTCTAATTTTATCCTTGGAAACATCTTTCATTCCTTCGATTGCTCTTAATCTTTCAGTAGTCGCATTTTGCATTCTCTTCATGCTCTACTACCGTCGATTTAAATTGTTGGCTTGGATGCTTGTGCTCGCCATTTTACCATCTTTTGCCAATTACTGGGCAGTACAGTTACATGGGGATGCTTCGCAGGCAGTGATACTTGGAACGAGGGCCTTTGTGACGGTTTGTATCGGTCTTGTCTTTGTTTCCAGTATTTCCTTAAAAGAGCTTCTCTTGTACTTGGCTCAAAAGGGGTTATCACGGTCTTGGGCCTATGCCTTAATTGTGGTATTCAATGCCTTTCCCCTCATTCAACAAGAAATCAAGTCCCTCAAGGAAGCTTGCTTATTGCGTGGTCAAAAATTGCATGTTTGGTCTCCCCTGATTTACAGTAAGGTTCTGATGACAGTCTTTAGGTGGCGCCATCTTTACCTGAGAGCTCTATCTGCGCATGGATATGACGAGCATGCACAGGTGGAGAATAGTTATCGGACTTTTTATATTTCTCAGAGGACAAAATTGATCTACCTACTTTTCTTTTTATTGCTTCAAACCAGCCTATTTCTATAA
- a CDS encoding amino acid ABC transporter permease, which produces MQDSGMQVLFQGNNLLRILQGLGVTIGISILSVLLSMIFGTVMGIIMTSHSRVIRFLTRFYLEFIRIMPQLVLLFIVYFGLARNFNINISGETSAIIVFTLWGTAEMGDLVRGAITSLPKHQFESGQALGLTNLQLYYHIIIPQVLRRLLPQAINLVTRMIKTTSLVVLIGVVEVTKVGQQIIDSNRLTIPTASFWIYGTILVLYFAVCFPISKLSTHLEKHWRD; this is translated from the coding sequence ATGCAGGATTCGGGAATGCAAGTACTCTTTCAGGGAAATAATCTCCTGCGAATCTTACAAGGGCTGGGTGTCACGATTGGAATTTCCATTCTCTCCGTCCTTCTATCAATGATTTTCGGAACAGTCATGGGAATCATCATGACCTCCCATTCTAGAGTTATTCGTTTTTTAACACGCTTTTATCTGGAATTTATCCGTATCATGCCCCAGCTGGTACTACTTTTCATCGTTTATTTCGGCTTAGCTCGAAACTTTAATATCAACATCTCAGGCGAGACTTCGGCCATTATCGTTTTTACTCTCTGGGGAACAGCTGAAATGGGGGACTTGGTTCGTGGGGCAATCACTTCTCTCCCTAAACATCAGTTTGAAAGCGGACAGGCTCTGGGCTTAACTAACTTGCAACTTTACTATCACATTATCATTCCACAGGTCTTGAGAAGACTACTACCACAAGCCATCAACCTTGTCACTCGGATGATCAAAACGACTTCCTTAGTTGTCTTGATTGGGGTTGTGGAAGTGACCAAGGTTGGGCAACAAATCATCGATAGCAATCGCTTGACCATCCCAACCGCTTCCTTTTGGATTTATGGAACCATTCTGGTCCTGTATTTCGCAGTCTGTTTTCCTATTTCCAAACTATCCACTCACTTAGAAAAACATTGGAGGGACTAA